A genome region from Streptomyces antimycoticus includes the following:
- a CDS encoding oxidoreductase — translation MTSEYVTFGLAPAMRAGGVLADGAYQTHRDFLDFVVDGRPLLARLADLDAVSPLAADVGPSALAEQVRRLLLEAEAPLAGSRCVIYGCPECEGLECGAVTAVIERDGPDVVWRDFVWQTGDTPDVERDGYHGIGPYRFRGEQYRAALKRLLTADGAPAPEVPTGPRALLIGQRAAVLAKLAAALRTIGIGAEITLDAVGAHADELRKYGAVVFGRTVGPGERDAVRDAFAAARSDAVCVTALAPIVPLLVAQVEQALDRTPHDRRRLLGLTAVAGGAEAVVEVASACRVRLAAHRLDRLSRPHAHELFDTVLAPGTHRIPLDPRAVRGRSFLTARTSDAVRVTPVER, via the coding sequence ATGACCTCCGAGTACGTGACGTTCGGGCTGGCGCCGGCGATGCGCGCGGGCGGTGTGCTGGCCGATGGCGCGTACCAAACCCACCGCGACTTCCTGGATTTCGTGGTGGACGGCAGGCCGCTGCTGGCGCGCCTCGCCGACCTCGACGCGGTCTCACCGCTCGCGGCCGACGTCGGGCCCTCCGCCCTCGCCGAGCAGGTGCGAAGGCTGCTGCTGGAGGCGGAGGCGCCGCTGGCGGGAAGCCGGTGCGTCATCTACGGCTGCCCGGAGTGCGAGGGGCTGGAGTGCGGGGCCGTCACCGCCGTCATCGAGCGGGACGGGCCGGACGTGGTCTGGCGTGACTTCGTCTGGCAGACCGGCGACACCCCGGACGTCGAGCGCGACGGCTACCACGGCATCGGTCCCTACCGCTTCCGCGGCGAGCAGTACCGGGCCGCGCTGAAGCGGTTGCTGACCGCCGACGGCGCGCCCGCGCCCGAGGTCCCGACGGGCCCGAGAGCGCTGCTGATCGGACAGCGCGCCGCCGTCCTCGCCAAGCTGGCCGCCGCGCTGCGCACCATCGGCATCGGCGCCGAGATCACCCTGGACGCGGTGGGCGCCCACGCGGATGAGCTGCGCAAATACGGTGCGGTGGTCTTCGGCCGGACGGTGGGCCCGGGCGAGCGTGACGCGGTCCGGGACGCCTTCGCGGCGGCGCGCTCCGACGCGGTGTGCGTCACCGCGCTCGCCCCGATCGTCCCTCTGCTCGTCGCCCAGGTCGAACAGGCCCTGGACCGCACCCCGCACGACCGCCGCCGCCTCCTCGGCCTGACGGCGGTGGCGGGCGGCGCCGAGGCGGTGGTCGAGGTCGCGTCCGCCTGCCGGGTGAGACTGGCGGCCCACCGCCTCGACCGGCTGTCCCGGCCCCATGCGCACGAGCTCTTCGACACCGTCCTGGCCCCGGGCACCCATCGCATCCCCCTGGACCCCCGCGCCGTCCGCGGCCGGTCCTTCCTGACGGCCCGCACGAGCGACGCGGTACGGGTCACGCCCGTGGAACGGTAG
- a CDS encoding Tex family protein, with amino-acid sequence MTTSIEGRIAEELGVRERQVKAAVELLDGGSTVPFIARYRKEATEMLDDAQLRSLEERLRYLRELEERRAAILESIRSQGKLDEALEAQILAADSKARLEDIYLPYKPKRRTKAQIAREAGLEPLADGLLGDPTVEPTAAAAAFVDAEKGVADAAAALDGARAILTERFSEDADLIGELRERMWERGRAATKVREGKEEAGAKFADYFDFSEPFTELPSHRVLAMFRGEKEEVLDLTLEPEEPSEEAGPTSYERSIAHRFDIADRGRPADKWLADTVRWAWRTRVLVHLGIDLRLRLRQAAEDEAVRVFAANLRDLLLAAPAGTRATMGLDPGFRTGVKVAVVDATGKVAATDTIYPHVPRNQWDQALDKLAALAREHNVELIAIGNGTASRETDKLAGELCGRHPELKLTKVMVSEAGASVYSASAFASQELPDLDVSLRGAVSIARRLQDPLAELVKIDPKSIGVGQYQHDLSEVKLSRSLDAVVEDCVNGVGVDVNTASAPLLSRVSGIGTGLAENIVSHRDANGPFVNRKALKDVARLGPKAYEQCAGFLRIRGGDDPLDGSSVHPEAYPVVRRMVTKAGGDVSTLIGNTTVLRGLRPDEFVDDAFGLPTVTDILKELEKPGRDPRPAFKTATFKEGVEKIGDLSAGMILEGVVTNVAAFGAFVDVGVHQDGLVHVSAMSKTFVKDPRDVVKPGDIVRVKVLDVDIPRKRISLTLRLDDEAGAASGGGRDRSRSEDTRGQRGGGRRGAPQQRQGGAPQQRQGGGGRGQRGGGGRDAAPVNGAMADALRRAGLLDPKKR; translated from the coding sequence GTGACGACGTCCATCGAAGGCAGGATCGCCGAGGAACTCGGCGTACGGGAACGGCAGGTCAAAGCCGCCGTCGAGCTGCTCGACGGCGGCTCCACCGTGCCGTTCATCGCGCGCTACCGCAAGGAAGCGACGGAGATGCTCGACGACGCGCAGCTGCGCTCCCTGGAGGAGCGGCTGCGCTATCTGCGGGAGCTGGAGGAGCGGCGCGCCGCGATCCTCGAGTCGATCCGCTCCCAGGGCAAGCTGGACGAGGCGCTGGAGGCGCAGATCCTCGCCGCGGACTCCAAGGCCCGGCTGGAGGACATCTACCTCCCCTACAAGCCCAAGCGGCGCACCAAGGCGCAGATCGCCCGCGAGGCCGGGCTCGAGCCGCTCGCGGACGGGCTGCTGGGCGACCCGACCGTGGAGCCCACGGCCGCCGCGGCGGCCTTCGTGGACGCCGAGAAGGGCGTCGCGGACGCCGCCGCCGCGCTGGACGGGGCGCGGGCCATCCTCACCGAGCGGTTCAGCGAGGACGCGGACCTCATCGGTGAGCTGCGCGAGCGCATGTGGGAGCGCGGCCGGGCGGCCACCAAGGTGCGCGAGGGCAAGGAGGAGGCGGGCGCCAAGTTCGCCGACTACTTCGACTTCTCCGAGCCGTTCACCGAGCTGCCCTCGCACCGGGTGCTGGCGATGTTCCGCGGGGAGAAGGAGGAGGTCCTCGACCTCACCCTGGAGCCGGAGGAGCCCTCCGAGGAGGCCGGTCCCACCTCCTACGAGCGCTCCATCGCCCACCGCTTCGACATCGCGGACCGCGGCCGCCCCGCCGACAAGTGGCTGGCCGACACGGTGCGCTGGGCCTGGCGCACCCGCGTCCTGGTCCACCTCGGCATCGATCTGCGGCTGCGGCTGCGGCAGGCCGCCGAGGACGAGGCCGTCCGGGTCTTCGCCGCCAACCTCCGCGATCTGCTGCTCGCCGCCCCGGCGGGCACGCGCGCCACGATGGGCCTGGACCCCGGCTTCCGTACGGGGGTGAAGGTGGCCGTGGTCGACGCGACCGGCAAGGTGGCCGCGACGGACACGATCTACCCGCATGTCCCCCGCAACCAGTGGGACCAGGCCCTCGACAAGCTGGCCGCGCTGGCGCGTGAGCACAATGTGGAGCTCATCGCGATCGGGAACGGCACGGCGTCCCGCGAGACCGACAAGCTGGCGGGCGAGCTGTGCGGCAGGCACCCCGAGCTGAAGCTCACCAAGGTGATGGTCTCGGAGGCGGGCGCCTCGGTGTACTCGGCCTCCGCCTTCGCCTCGCAGGAGCTGCCGGACCTCGATGTCTCGCTGCGCGGCGCCGTCTCCATCGCGCGCCGGCTCCAGGATCCGCTGGCCGAGCTGGTCAAGATCGATCCGAAGTCGATCGGCGTCGGCCAGTACCAGCACGACCTGTCCGAGGTGAAGCTCTCCCGTTCGCTCGACGCGGTCGTCGAGGACTGTGTGAACGGTGTCGGGGTGGACGTCAACACGGCCTCCGCCCCGCTGCTCAGCCGGGTTTCGGGCATCGGCACCGGCCTCGCGGAGAACATCGTCTCCCACCGCGACGCCAACGGCCCGTTCGTCAACCGTAAGGCGCTCAAGGACGTGGCCCGGCTCGGCCCCAAGGCGTACGAGCAGTGCGCGGGCTTCCTGCGCATCCGGGGCGGCGACGACCCGCTGGACGGGTCGAGCGTGCACCCCGAGGCGTATCCGGTGGTGCGCCGGATGGTCACCAAGGCGGGCGGCGACGTGTCCACCCTCATCGGGAACACGACGGTCCTGCGGGGCCTGCGGCCGGACGAGTTCGTGGACGACGCCTTCGGTCTGCCCACGGTCACCGACATCCTCAAGGAGCTGGAGAAGCCGGGCCGCGACCCGCGTCCCGCCTTCAAGACCGCGACCTTCAAGGAGGGCGTCGAGAAGATCGGCGACCTGTCGGCCGGGATGATCCTGGAGGGCGTCGTCACCAATGTGGCCGCGTTCGGGGCGTTCGTCGACGTCGGTGTGCACCAGGACGGTCTGGTGCACGTCTCCGCGATGTCCAAGACGTTCGTCAAGGACCCGCGGGATGTGGTCAAGCCCGGTGACATCGTCCGGGTGAAGGTCCTCGACGTCGACATCCCGCGCAAGCGGATCTCGCTGACGCTCCGGCTCGATGACGAGGCGGGCGCCGCGTCCGGCGGCGGCCGGGATCGCAGCCGCTCCGAGGACACCCGCGGCCAGCGCGGCGGGGGCCGTCGTGGCGCGCCCCAGCAGCGCCAGGGCGGTGCGCCTCAGCAGCGCCAGGGTGGCGGCGGCCGTGGCCAGCGTGGCGGCGGAGGCCGCGACGCGGCCCCGGTGAACGGTGCGATGGCCGACGCCCTGCGGCGGGCGGGCCTGCTCGACCCGAAGAAGCGCTAG
- a CDS encoding LPFR motif small protein, whose translation MFRAIADVLRAIGAAIATVVTLPFRAVARLFGGASDAASGPRSRRV comes from the coding sequence GTGTTCCGTGCCATCGCCGACGTGCTCCGTGCCATCGGTGCCGCCATCGCGACCGTGGTGACGCTCCCCTTCCGTGCCGTTGCCCGCCTCTTCGGCGGTGCTTCCGACGCGGCGAGCGGACCGCGCAGCAGGCGGGTGTGA
- a CDS encoding ATP-binding protein, with protein MEILGRVPSETGHAPPPAPPPVAYEGTWRFTAPALDSSVPQSRHAVRDLLDHQRVPVDDELVESLLLIVSELVTNAVRHAALLSPEIAVEVSLSRDWVRIAVEDNHPYRPVALMADQGGTGGRGLLLVTAITEAAGGVYDVDHTASGGKIVWAALPLPGAATSPPPSR; from the coding sequence ATGGAGATCCTCGGGAGAGTCCCCTCCGAAACGGGACACGCCCCGCCCCCGGCCCCGCCACCGGTCGCCTACGAGGGGACGTGGCGGTTCACCGCACCGGCCCTGGACTCCTCCGTGCCCCAGTCCCGGCACGCGGTGCGCGATCTGCTGGACCATCAGCGCGTGCCGGTCGACGACGAACTGGTGGAGAGTCTGCTTCTGATCGTCTCCGAGCTGGTCACCAACGCCGTACGGCATGCCGCGCTGCTCTCCCCCGAGATCGCCGTCGAGGTCTCCCTGAGCCGGGACTGGGTCCGGATCGCCGTCGAGGACAACCACCCCTACCGGCCCGTCGCGCTGATGGCGGACCAGGGCGGGACGGGCGGGCGTGGACTGCTGCTGGTGACGGCGATCACCGAGGCGGCGGGCGGGGTCTACGACGTCGACCACACGGCGAGCGGCGGCAAGATCGTCTGGGCCGCCCTGCCGCTGCCCGGGGCGGCTACCAGCCCGCCGCCGTCCCGGTGA
- the idi gene encoding isopentenyl-diphosphate Delta-isomerase, with protein sequence MPITPASGASAETAAPSAPSGSADPIMLELVDEDGTTIGTAEKLSAHLAPGKLHRAFSVFLFDDRGRLLLQRRALGKYHSPGVWSNTCCGHPYPGEPPFVAAARRTGEELGVAPALLREAGTVRYNHPDPASGLVEQEYNHLFAGLVRATPRPDPEEIGEIAFVTPDELEKLRDEGPFSAWFMTVLDAARPAVRELTGTAAGW encoded by the coding sequence ATGCCGATCACACCTGCCAGCGGCGCCTCCGCCGAGACCGCCGCGCCCTCCGCGCCGAGCGGTTCCGCAGACCCGATCATGCTCGAGCTGGTCGACGAGGACGGTACGACGATCGGCACCGCGGAGAAGCTCTCCGCACATCTCGCGCCCGGCAAGCTGCACCGGGCGTTCTCCGTCTTCCTCTTCGACGACCGGGGGCGACTGCTGCTGCAGCGCCGTGCGCTGGGCAAATACCACTCCCCCGGGGTCTGGTCCAACACCTGCTGCGGCCACCCCTACCCCGGTGAGCCGCCGTTCGTGGCCGCCGCCCGGCGCACCGGTGAGGAGCTGGGCGTGGCGCCCGCGCTGCTGCGGGAGGCGGGCACCGTCCGCTACAACCACCCCGACCCCGCCTCGGGCCTGGTGGAGCAGGAGTACAACCACCTCTTCGCCGGGCTGGTGCGGGCGACCCCGCGCCCGGATCCCGAGGAGATCGGCGAGATCGCCTTCGTCACCCCCGATGAGCTGGAGAAGCTGCGCGACGAAGGACCGTTCTCGGCGTGGTTCATGACCGTGCTGGACGCGGCCCGCCCGGCGGTCCGGGAGCTCACCGGGACGGCGGCGGGCTGGTAG
- a CDS encoding cation diffusion facilitator family transporter: protein MGAGHDHARGHTTAGAAHRWRLRIALGITLTVMAVEIIGGLLAGSLALLADAGHMATDALGLAMALLAIHFAGRPPSPHRTYGYARAEILAALGNCLLLFGVGGYILSEAVLRFLTPAATEGGLTIVFGAVGLAANLVSLALLRGGQRTSLNVRGAFLEVAADALGSVAVLVSAGIILTTGWQAADPVASLVIGLMIVPRTYKLLRETLNVLLEAAPPNVDMAAVRAHILGLPGVEGLHDLHVWTITSGMPVLSAHVVVAPGALDAMGHERMLHALQGCLGEHFDVGHCTFQLEPGGHADHEAKLCH from the coding sequence ATGGGCGCAGGTCATGACCACGCGCGCGGCCACACCACCGCCGGCGCCGCCCACCGGTGGCGGCTGCGGATCGCCCTGGGCATCACGCTCACGGTGATGGCCGTGGAGATCATCGGCGGCCTGCTCGCCGGCTCCCTCGCCCTGCTCGCGGACGCCGGCCATATGGCGACGGACGCGCTCGGGCTCGCGATGGCGCTGCTGGCGATCCACTTCGCGGGCCGTCCCCCGAGCCCGCACCGCACCTACGGCTATGCCCGCGCCGAGATCCTGGCGGCCCTCGGCAACTGTCTGCTGCTGTTCGGCGTCGGCGGCTACATCCTCTCCGAGGCGGTGCTGCGGTTCCTCACCCCGGCCGCCACCGAGGGCGGGCTGACCATCGTCTTCGGCGCCGTCGGCCTGGCGGCGAACCTGGTGTCGCTGGCCCTGCTCAGGGGCGGTCAGCGCACGAGCCTGAACGTCCGGGGCGCCTTCCTGGAGGTCGCGGCGGACGCGCTGGGCTCGGTCGCGGTGCTGGTGTCCGCCGGGATCATCCTCACGACCGGCTGGCAGGCGGCCGACCCCGTCGCCTCCCTGGTGATCGGCCTCATGATCGTCCCGCGGACGTACAAGCTGCTGCGCGAGACGCTGAACGTGCTCCTGGAGGCGGCGCCGCCAAATGTCGATATGGCGGCCGTACGCGCCCACATCCTCGGGCTGCCCGGGGTCGAGGGACTGCACGATCTCCACGTGTGGACCATCACCTCGGGAATGCCGGTGCTCTCCGCGCATGTGGTGGTCGCTCCCGGGGCTCTGGACGCGATGGGCCACGAGCGGATGCTGCACGCCTTGCAGGGATGTCTGGGGGAGCACTTCGACGTCGGGCACTGCACGTTCCAGCTGGAACCGGGTGGGCATGCTGATCACGAAGCCAAGCTGTGCCACTGA
- the galE gene encoding UDP-glucose 4-epimerase GalE has product MTWLITGGAGYIGSHVVRAMAEAGETVAVLDDLSSGVQARLPEDVPLVSGSLLDRALLDRTLADLRVTGVVHLAAKKQVGESVEQPLRYYRENVHGLTVLLEAAVAAGVSRFLFSSSAAVYGMPDVELVTEDTPCLPVNPYGETKLAGEWLVRAAGAAHSLSTACLRYFNVAGATRPELADTGVFNIIPMMFERITEGEPPRIFGEDYDTPDGTCVRDYIHVEDLASAHLAVARRLATQRQPGDLTVNIGTGQGVSVREMSDLIGEVTGRPELTPVVGPRRAGDPARVVGSPELIAKELGWSARHDVRAMVESAWEGWCLHHPEARRG; this is encoded by the coding sequence ATGACATGGCTGATCACAGGTGGTGCCGGATATATCGGGTCGCATGTCGTGCGGGCCATGGCCGAGGCGGGCGAGACCGTGGCCGTGCTCGACGACCTGTCCAGCGGGGTCCAGGCGCGGCTGCCCGAGGACGTACCGCTGGTCAGCGGCTCCCTCCTCGACCGTGCGCTGCTGGACCGCACCCTCGCTGACCTGCGGGTCACCGGTGTGGTGCATCTCGCGGCGAAGAAGCAGGTCGGGGAGTCCGTGGAGCAGCCGCTGCGCTACTACCGCGAGAATGTGCACGGGCTCACGGTGCTGCTGGAGGCGGCCGTCGCGGCCGGTGTCAGCCGCTTCCTCTTCTCCTCCTCCGCGGCCGTCTACGGCATGCCCGATGTGGAACTCGTCACCGAGGACACCCCGTGCCTGCCGGTCAATCCGTACGGGGAGACCAAGCTGGCCGGAGAATGGCTGGTCAGGGCGGCGGGCGCGGCCCACTCCCTCTCCACGGCCTGTCTGCGCTACTTCAATGTGGCGGGTGCCACGCGCCCCGAGCTGGCCGACACCGGAGTGTTCAACATCATCCCGATGATGTTCGAGCGGATCACCGAGGGAGAGCCGCCCCGGATCTTCGGTGAGGACTACGACACCCCCGACGGCACCTGTGTCCGCGACTACATCCATGTCGAGGATCTGGCCTCGGCCCATCTGGCCGTGGCCCGCCGGCTGGCCACGCAGCGGCAGCCGGGCGACCTCACAGTGAACATCGGCACCGGCCAGGGCGTCTCGGTGCGCGAGATGTCCGATCTGATCGGGGAGGTCACCGGCCGCCCGGAGCTCACCCCGGTGGTCGGGCCGCGCCGGGCGGGCGACCCTGCCCGGGTCGTCGGATCCCCCGAACTGATCGCCAAGGAGCTGGGCTGGAGCGCCCGGCACGATGTGCGCGCGATGGTGGAGTCGGCCTGGGAGGGCTGGTGCCTGCACCACCCCGAGGCCCGGCGCGGCTGA
- a CDS encoding DUF5941 domain-containing protein — protein MSTAILTGAPVAGSSLEDGLRSLGFDVRTATDAAAVTAELATVPAHERVALVDPRFIGHVHALRLALTDPRFPAAAVRGALSVQAEARTALVRAVTAAERTGTTAPTGSAAQSRSVAVAETTATDGTATAHSRVDDLAAALDAEGVAVHRPELGVLVADVPADAEAQAAARDAVAAVDDERVRLRSAVKARDGFFTTFCISPYSRYIARWCARRGLTPNQVTTASLLTALIAAACAATGTRPGFVSAGVLLVASFVLDCTDGQLARYSLQYSTLGAWLDATFDRAKEYAYYAGLALGAARGGDDVWALALGAMVLQTCRHVVDFAFNEANHDATGNTSPTAALSGRLDSVGWTVWVRRMIVLPIGERWAMIAVLTAFTTPRITFYVLLIGCALAACYTTAGRVLRSLTRRAERTDRAARALAELADSGPPAELVAKAAPRKASSYLAPLSAALGAAAVLAGTAAAGFGSWVPVGCAVLYAVLAGVAVAAPLKGPLDWLVPPLFRAAEYGTILILAAYAEMNGALPAAFGLVAAVAYHHYDTVYRIRGGTGAPPRRLVRAIGGHEGRTVVVTAAAALLHDQNQGFTIALTALAAVIALAVLIESIRFWVSSGAPAVHDETGEPA, from the coding sequence CTGTCGACCGCGATTCTCACCGGTGCGCCGGTCGCCGGCTCGTCCCTCGAGGACGGCCTGCGATCGCTGGGTTTCGACGTGCGTACGGCGACCGATGCCGCCGCGGTCACGGCGGAGCTCGCCACGGTCCCGGCGCATGAGCGGGTGGCCCTTGTCGACCCCCGCTTCATCGGCCATGTCCATGCCCTGCGGCTGGCCCTCACCGACCCCCGCTTCCCCGCGGCCGCGGTGCGCGGCGCGCTCAGCGTGCAGGCGGAGGCTCGTACGGCGCTCGTCCGCGCGGTGACGGCCGCCGAGCGCACCGGAACGACGGCCCCCACCGGCTCCGCCGCGCAGTCGCGGTCGGTGGCCGTCGCCGAGACGACCGCCACGGACGGAACGGCCACCGCCCACTCCCGCGTGGACGACCTCGCCGCCGCCCTCGACGCCGAAGGCGTCGCCGTTCACCGCCCCGAACTCGGTGTGCTCGTGGCCGACGTGCCCGCGGACGCCGAGGCACAGGCCGCGGCGCGCGACGCGGTGGCCGCGGTGGACGACGAGCGGGTGCGGCTGCGGTCCGCCGTGAAGGCGCGGGACGGCTTCTTCACGACGTTCTGCATCAGCCCGTACTCCCGCTATATCGCCCGCTGGTGCGCCCGGCGCGGGCTGACCCCCAATCAGGTCACCACCGCCTCCCTCCTCACCGCCCTCATCGCGGCTGCCTGCGCCGCCACCGGCACCCGGCCCGGGTTCGTCTCGGCCGGTGTGCTGCTGGTCGCCTCGTTCGTGCTCGACTGCACCGACGGACAGCTCGCCCGCTACTCGCTGCAGTACTCCACGCTCGGCGCCTGGCTGGACGCCACCTTCGACCGGGCCAAGGAGTACGCCTACTACGCGGGGCTCGCCCTCGGCGCCGCCCGCGGCGGTGACGATGTATGGGCGCTCGCGCTCGGCGCGATGGTGCTCCAGACCTGCCGCCATGTCGTGGACTTCGCCTTCAACGAGGCCAACCACGACGCCACCGGCAACACCAGCCCCACCGCCGCCCTCTCCGGCCGCCTCGACAGCGTCGGCTGGACGGTCTGGGTGCGCCGCATGATCGTGCTGCCGATCGGTGAGCGCTGGGCGATGATCGCCGTGCTGACGGCGTTCACCACGCCCCGCATCACCTTCTACGTGCTGCTCATCGGCTGTGCGCTGGCCGCCTGCTACACCACCGCCGGCCGGGTGCTGCGCTCGCTGACCCGCCGGGCGGAGCGCACGGACCGGGCCGCCCGCGCCCTCGCCGAGCTCGCCGACTCCGGTCCGCCGGCCGAACTGGTCGCCAAGGCCGCCCCGCGCAAGGCGAGTTCGTACCTCGCCCCGCTCTCGGCCGCCCTCGGTGCCGCGGCCGTCCTGGCCGGTACCGCGGCCGCCGGTTTCGGCTCCTGGGTGCCCGTCGGATGCGCCGTGCTCTACGCGGTCCTCGCGGGCGTCGCCGTCGCCGCGCCCCTCAAGGGCCCCCTCGACTGGCTGGTGCCGCCACTCTTCCGCGCCGCCGAATACGGGACGATCCTGATCCTGGCTGCTTACGCGGAGATGAACGGTGCCTTGCCCGCTGCTTTCGGGCTGGTTGCGGCGGTCGCCTACCATCACTACGACACGGTGTACCGCATCCGCGGCGGCACGGGGGCGCCCCCGCGGCGGCTGGTGCGGGCGATCGGCGGGCACGAGGGGCGGACGGTGGTGGTCACGGCCGCCGCTGCCCTGCTGCACGACCAGAACCAAGGTTTCACCATCGCGTTGACCGCTTTGGCGGCGGTCATCGCGCTGGCGGTGCTCATCGAGAGCATCCGTTTCTGGGTGTCCTCAGGAGCACCCGCCGTACACGACGAAACAGGAGAACCCGCATGA
- a CDS encoding phosphocholine cytidylyltransferase family protein has protein sequence MIGLVLAAGAGRRLRPYTDTLPKALVPVGPEGKEGEPTVLDLTLGNFAEIGLTEVAIVVGYRKEAVYERKEALEQKYGLKLTLIDNDKAEEWNNAYSLWCARDAIQHTVILANGDTVHPVSVEKTLLAARGNGQKIILALDTVKQLADEEMKVVADPDKGVQKITKLMDPAEATGEYIGVTLIEGEAAADLADALKATFERDPDLYYEDGYQELVNRGFKVDVAPIGDVKWVEIDNHDDLAKGRDIACQY, from the coding sequence ATGATCGGCCTCGTGCTCGCGGCCGGCGCCGGACGGCGTCTGCGCCCTTACACCGACACGCTTCCCAAGGCCCTGGTGCCCGTGGGACCCGAAGGGAAGGAAGGCGAGCCCACCGTCCTGGACCTGACCCTCGGCAACTTCGCGGAGATCGGTCTGACCGAGGTCGCCATCGTCGTCGGCTACCGCAAGGAGGCCGTGTACGAGCGCAAGGAGGCCCTGGAGCAGAAGTACGGCCTCAAGCTCACGCTGATCGACAACGACAAGGCCGAGGAGTGGAACAACGCCTACTCCCTCTGGTGCGCCCGTGACGCGATCCAGCACACCGTGATCCTCGCCAACGGCGACACCGTGCACCCGGTCTCCGTCGAGAAGACCCTGCTGGCCGCGCGTGGCAACGGCCAGAAGATCATCCTGGCCCTGGACACGGTCAAGCAGCTCGCCGACGAGGAGATGAAGGTCGTCGCCGACCCCGACAAGGGCGTCCAGAAGATCACCAAGCTGATGGACCCGGCCGAGGCGACCGGTGAGTACATCGGCGTCACCCTCATCGAGGGCGAGGCCGCCGCCGATCTCGCGGACGCCCTGAAGGCCACCTTCGAGCGCGACCCCGACCTCTACTACGAGGACGGCTACCAGGAGCTGGTCAACCGCGGCTTCAAGGTCGACGTGGCCCCGATCGGCGACGTCAAGTGGGTCGAGATCGACAACCACGACGATCTGGCGAAGGGCCGTGACATCGCGTGCCAGTACTGA
- a CDS encoding iron-containing alcohol dehydrogenase family protein, with protein sequence MPVLTRLIPSPLVVDIRAGALDDLAGVLADQRISASGKLAIAISGGSGALLRERLSPALPGASWYEVGGGTLDDAIKLADAMKSGHYDAVVGLGGGKIIDCAKFAAARIGLPLVAVATNLSHDGLCSPVATLDNDAGRGSYGVPNPIAVVIDLDVIREAPVRFVRSGIGDALSNISAVADWELSHRETGEQIDGLAAAIARQAGEAVLRHPGGVGDDGFLQVLAEGLVLTGISMSVAGDSRPASGACHEINHAFDLLFPKRAASHGEQCGLAAAFAMRLRGAHAESEHMAEVLHRHGLPVLPEEIGFTVDEFVQIVEFAPKTRPGRYTILEHLDLSTDAIRDAYADYAKAVSQAISG encoded by the coding sequence GTGCCAGTACTGACGAGGCTCATCCCCTCGCCGCTCGTCGTCGACATCCGCGCGGGCGCCCTGGACGATCTCGCGGGGGTCCTCGCCGACCAGCGGATCTCCGCCTCCGGCAAGCTGGCCATCGCCATCAGCGGCGGCTCCGGTGCTCTGCTGCGCGAGCGGCTGTCACCGGCGCTGCCGGGCGCGAGCTGGTACGAGGTCGGCGGCGGCACGCTGGATGACGCGATCAAGCTCGCCGACGCCATGAAGTCGGGGCACTACGACGCGGTCGTGGGGCTGGGCGGCGGAAAGATCATCGACTGTGCGAAGTTCGCCGCGGCGCGCATCGGCCTTCCGCTGGTCGCCGTCGCCACCAACCTCTCGCACGACGGTCTGTGCTCCCCGGTCGCGACCCTGGACAACGACGCCGGACGCGGCTCGTACGGGGTGCCCAACCCGATCGCGGTGGTCATCGACCTCGATGTGATCCGTGAGGCGCCGGTCCGCTTCGTCCGCTCCGGTATCGGCGACGCCCTGTCCAATATCTCCGCGGTCGCCGACTGGGAGCTGTCCCACCGCGAGACCGGCGAGCAGATCGACGGCCTCGCGGCCGCGATAGCGCGCCAGGCGGGCGAGGCCGTGCTGCGCCACCCCGGCGGGGTCGGCGACGACGGCTTCCTCCAGGTGCTGGCCGAGGGACTGGTGCTCACCGGCATCTCCATGTCGGTCGCGGGGGACTCCCGCCCGGCCTCCGGTGCCTGCCACGAGATCAACCACGCCTTCGACCTCCTCTTCCCCAAGCGCGCCGCCAGCCACGGCGAGCAGTGCGGCCTGGCCGCCGCCTTCGCGATGCGGCTGCGCGGGGCGCATGCGGAGTCGGAGCACATGGCCGAGGTGCTGCACCGGCACGGTCTGCCCGTGCTGCCCGAGGAGATCGGCTTCACGGTGGACGAGTTCGTCCAGATCGTGGAGTTCGCTCCGAAGACGCGCCCCGGCCGCTACACGATCCTCGAGCACCTCGACCTCTCAACCGACGCGATCAGGGACGCATACGCCGACTATGCCAAAGCAGTCAGTCAAGCCATCAGTGGCTGA